The nucleotide window CTAATGTATAAAGTCGGTCTGGCTGGATTTGTCTTGCGTCTCGAAAATCTCTTTGCCATACACGATTCTACGAAGacacaaaatcagacaaaagatAGTTAACCATAAATACTTCAACATCCcctaatttattttattctcaCAGTGAAGTTTAGTCACATTGTCACTGGCTGGTCATTTCACCCCATAACCAAGAACATGTTGGACAACATAACAATGGTATTAATGTTAAACTATATTTATACAAagtacaatgaaataaatgaactttAAAAGAACAGTAATTTCACACTTACCTCTAAGTATTTTATCACAGATGAGTTATAATCTACAGTTTTCCTGTGGACAGCTTTTCGCATTCTCTTGCCATCAAACATCAGGTTTTGGCTGGCTTCCATTCTTTGACGATAACCGTAATTTCCTGGCGCCCTGTTCTGTTGCTGGAGAGGCATTCTGGGATTGTAGTAGGACCGTGGCCCTTGTCCCATCTGTCCCGGGGAGCCACGTGGGCCTGCCACCATGGGACCCCGGGGTGGGGGTCCTCGAGGGCCCGGTGGAGGCCCTCTCATCATGTTCATCATCTGTACAGCCTGCATCATGACACACTGCACACTGTGAACTATGGCGAGGGCCAAACGTCAGTTCTGAAATGTTCACAACAATATCATATATTAAACTATGCACAGTAATTCtttcatctcttttttttttcacatggagGCCCACTTCACAGGCATTCTCAGCTTTATTGTCGCAATAATTGCAGACCCATGAGATGTGAAAATCCCTGGAGCTTGAGCCAGTCAACAGTCAGAAACAATCCTTTGTTCCACTCAACTACACTTAGGATCtttagtttaaaaaaataatcatagGAACATATGTGAACATATTTCAAGGACTTTCAACACAGCCTAAATTACATAACTTGTGTTAAAATGCAGGACCTGAATTGTGACATGAATTTACAAATCGATTTGCCTACAAATTCACAATTTACAAGAATCTAACTTGATTCTCGTGTCAGTCAGTATTCAAAATCTTATAAATTCCTAACATAAACACTCCTGAAAGACTATTCAATGGTCTTTAACTCTGCCAAGGGTACCTGTAACTGTTATGTGATGTCTTCCCTAGCGTACTGTTGTACAATAACGACATATATGTTACCACATTTGGCTCTGTTGCCATTTTGATATGTTGTGTCATTGCAGTGTGAATTCTGATCACTGACTGGTAACAATGCTAAGCTTCCAATTGCAACTTGCCAATCCACTGAGTTCACAGGTACGAAGTATGGCCATTATATGTGGGAGCAAAACTTGACAGAAGGCTTTGATTTTGTTCAAGATCAGTCAGATGAAACATACACTATCTGAAATATGCATTTCCCCAGGCTCTGAAACTGGATTCTCTGCATTCCCATAACTCAATTTAGATTCTTCTAACTACTTGCAAAATTCAGGCCCTTAAATGTAACAGGgcaatgactgattgactgatgtttaatatcacactcaagaatttttcatttatatgatagCAGTCAACTTTACAGGTAGAGTAAATGTCAGTGATGTAGGTAACCCAACaatcacatatgtacatatatgcatgccaTTTTAGTAGAAGATAAGGGATCTTCCTGCTTAATATCAACATGATCTCATACTAAATGAAAGCTGGTGAACAtgcaaattccctgtctaaggCTGGCTTTGAACCAGCAGTTCCTGTGTCCTTGTGACTGAAAAAGgttatcattttaatttttttttttttttcattctataTGTAACTTGCTAAACTATGATTTAACCATAATGACTTATTTCCACCAAAGATTTTCCCTCCTGAAGTCAGTTCAAATCAACTTGGAAGTAAATCAATGCCAAAAACTAGCACCGGTTGTAAAGACACTGTTGATGACCTTTTTGCAGGCCCGCTTTATAGATTTTCCTCGTCCTTCAGAAACGAATTGACACCACTCTACAACGTGACATCATCTTTACAAATCAAAAACATAGCAGTAGTTAGAAAAATCTTGATCTAGCAAATGATCTTGACCGAGTGTACGCAAACACGCCATGATGGATGAAAAGCGAAGTGTTCAGAGAATTCTACTGCTCATGATTCTCTGCGCTGAAAACTGAAGATCTTTTTACCACTAAAAAAATGCACAAGGTACTCGATCTTGAAAATTTGGATTAATTTTCCATGCCAAGAGAATAAATGTGTCGTTGTTGTACTAATACTACACTGAACGACTCCTTGCAAAATACCCGCAAGCTGTCTTCAACTCTTGCATGTAGCACCACTTCATTtgtgaacaaaataataatgtaatCATTTACCATTTGATCTAAAGAGCAATATTTTTCGATCATCGCGAAAGACTGGATTTCATTTCACGATCTTTTCGCGGCATAAGTCACAAACACATGCGATGCGTTATCAACATCGAGTCAAAATGGCTCCGGTTGTGGATACATACAAAAAGCGAACTCGTTTACTGGTGAAAGATTAACGAAAAACTATCTTGGCTatcaaaagaataaatgaatttggAAAACACGTGTCttattttgaaaacatatatttaacttttacagtaattaatattaattCCCTGAACTCTAATCTACACGAAGCCTGCTGTtctatttttccttttttttttgattttcacaCTTCCGTAGTTCACATCAATCCTGGTTTACAAATTCTCATTGAGATGGCCTTGTCCACCTGGTTTCCTGTGTTGAGAAGATGTTTTATAAAACGATACACTTATAGGAAGACAATCCGACTGATTTAAATGATCGGACAGTCCATCCTTTTATAGTTTTTCTCTCACTCTACCCCATAAAACTTCCTTAATTTCTTCTTAAGCTATTTTACGCTCCTTTTACTTCTTATTTTGTTTCTCCGCCAAAATGCAGAACGACTTGAGGTTAGCCGTAGTATGTTCCAGTAATCAAAACAGAAGTATGGAAGCGCATAGCTGTCTTAGGTGGGTTATTGTCTTAAGTAATTGTTATCACTAAGCATAGTGCCCTTTATGTACAACTCTTCGTACCAAGGCTTGAGTCCTAGGGGTGCAAAACGTTCTGTCACACTCGGTAGGACAATATGTCCCGAGTGTGAAATGTTTGGATGATAATTAATGACAgtcacatatttattcatttgccaGTGGGATGTTTAAGTCACCCTTCTGagtataaattaaaaaaaaagagagaagtggaaggaaaaaaaacaggaaGATTTAATTGTTATAGAAATTCATGGAATTTGTATTACATTCTACAGGTACAGGTACCAATACCAGAATTTGTATTACATTCTCCATGTACTGGTACCAGTACCAGAATTGGTATTACATTCTACAAGTACTGGTACCAGTACCAGAATTTTTATTACATTCTACAGGTACTGGTACCAGTACTAGAATTCGTATTACATTCCACAGGTACTGGTACCAGTACCAGAATTTGTATTACATTCTCCAGGTACTGATACCAGTATCAGAATTGGTATTACATTCTACAAGTACTGGTACCAGTACCAGAATTCGTATTACATTCTACACGTACTGGTACCAGTACCAGAATTCGTATTACATTCCACAGGTACTGGTACCAGTACCAGAATTTGTATTACATTCTCCAGGTACTGGTACCAGTACCAGAATTGGTATTACATTCTACAAGTACTGGTACCAGTACCAGAATTGGTATTACATTCTACAGGTACTGGTACCAGTACCAGAATTCGTATTACATTCACTCAACACTGACGTCCCATTCGGGCACACTGATGTAATGTGGTAGTCTTTGACGAAGGATTTGAATCAGGCTGTCCCTGGTCTGCTTATCAGTTGTGACTAGacagataggcctacatatttccACTGGGCTCTACCTGCATAGTTTTCTCCATGAGTAAGACTGACTGCCACCATGTGGCATTTACCAGCAGTTAATTGAAGATGTTATATATGACAACTGTTGTCTGCATATGATTTTTAGGATGTAGAATCAGTCCTTAATTGCATGGCTCAGTTGTGTAAAGCATTAATAACCTCTTAACCAGAGTAAAACTTGTGGGATTGTGTAAACTATCCAAACTCTGCTTGCCCTTGATCCATGTATTGTGGCGTTAATTGTTCATAGGtgttttgctgaaaaaaaaaaagacaaaacaaatggTTTGATATTGAATTAAGTTTTTTGCTTGATCCCCATTCATGATTGTTAATAGTTATTTAAGTTTTCAAGGCTTTTTATATATTCTCAATGATTTTTTCTTATGTCTCAATCTGTCAATCAATGTCACAACTGTAGTTCTCATTTTGAATCAGAAAGCAATTTGTCCAAACTTAGTTTTCCCATGCATTTTAATATGTTACTGAAAAGGAGAATTATTGCTTAATACatctttttcttgtttcagtAAAAAGGGGTTCAAAGTACGATCATTTGGAACTGGTAGCCAAGTGAAGTTACCAGGGCCTTCACCAGACAAACCAAACGTCTACGATTTCAATACAACATACGATGAGATGTACAAAGATCTGCTGAGGCGAGACAGGGAACTGTATCCTCTGTTAAAATAACCCTTACTTCTTTATTTTGATCTTGTAGAAAGGTTATGTCAGTCAAATTTCATGATGTAATGCTGGTCgcataaaatattcttgagtaaggcgtaaactcctatcaaataaataaataaatcaaagttaaTGGTGTTATTAAATTGCGCTGTGTTTACAGTTTCAGAGTAGATTTGTGACGTTATATTTAGAGAAGAAtatgtttacagttttaaagtagattacatgtatgatttagAATCACCTGTTTACAGGTATTAACTagattgatatgtacatgtagtgttgatTTCACTTCTAAAGTAGACTGATATATAATGTTTAAAACCACATGTTCACAGTGGCAGACTAGATTGGTATATAGAGTTTGAAAGTACCTATTTAAGGtttctattttaaaaaaaaagacataggTTCAAAGAACCTTTTATTGGTTCTTAAGTGAATCAATTTTGTTGCGCTTGAAAGCACCCtaagtgacctaaaatttcgtccacaaaaatgcatttgcagaggcaaataaatgtcaaaaaaatataatttttggagccaaaatgttcaattttccagtagaatatcattccatattccaagcaaacctcaaaacgcctttctaaaattaatagaactctcagaataaggaGAAATTGTCATGatcatttactgtatttaatttttaGGGTTCCAAATTGGATAAGTGTACATCTGCATATGTTTGATCTGGCcctacgtggggaggtctggcagtaacctgcggatggtcgtgggtttccactgggctctgctcagtttcctcccaccataatgctggtcgctgttctatatgtgaactattcttgagtacggcgtaaaacaccaatcaaataaataaataaataatatgtttgGACCTAACAGTAATGGTCTAATCTAATAGATTTGTAAGGAAGATGAGCTTGCAGTGTTTGAAAGCACCTGTTTATATTGCCCTTGAATCCAGTTGCTCAGATATACTCAAAATGGGATACTTCACATGCTGGATCGAAATCGAAGAATTAAACAAAGACCTGAGCGATACCAAAACAATAGAGATCGCTTTGATGTGATTTTTACCTGTGAAGAAAGGGTTTTTGATCAAGTTGTAGAAGGTAAGAATTCAGAGGTTTGTTGAaatcatcatttatttttttattaaataagtCCTTTCCATGACCTCACCTTGTTCTTGCCTGAAAGTCAAATTTAGGCAATTAACCTGCTACTGGACATTAAAAAAAGTGATTTGTATACTATTGTACAGCATATTAAATCGTTTGCCAGCTAGCACGCCAGATATTACTGGACATTAAAAAAGTGATTTGTATACTATTGTACAGCATATTAAATCGTTTGCCAGCTAGCACGCCAGATATTTACTCACCTGAAGAAGGCATTTTTCATTGATACTTGGAAGGACGTCATCCTGGCACTCAACTTCGAATTAATCCAGTGTAAGCCTCAAATACACAGAAAGCCCTGAAGTTTAATTTCCATTGTCCACTCGAATATGGACAAGGTTAACATGATACCGTGATTTAATCTGATCTTGTACTTGAAAGCTTCTCTGTGTGCCTACTCATGGTTTCAGAACTCTATAATATGTAAGGAAGAAATCTGcagtgaacttttaatattgggtaaGGTCTGGGTCACAGCTGAGAGGATAGAAAACTCCCTGAATTGTAATAAAACCTTCCAGTGAGCAAGTTGGCGGAACGAAAATTCCAGCCAAAACTCATACTGAAGATCAGGTGAATTACATTTGCAGATAACTTCGCAGTATTTCACACAATTTTATCTCACAACCTGCTCAAAACCTAACAGGGgacattttacacatgaagGCATGGATTTCGCACACTGCGCATGTGCACCCATCTTTGACCTATCGTGTCAAGGCACATCAACTCGCTGTCAATTTCATCTCATTTTGTAAGCCTCTCCTACTTATACTTTTACTTAACTCCAGGataagctttcaaaacaaacattgttGTCCACCTTTGCAAGTTGATTGTTCTGTAGCTTGTAATACTCAAGTAAGGTTATGACATATTTTTAGATTTCACAACATGAATGAGGTATTAACCTGGTAGCTCTAAACAGACTTTATGTCCAAGTTTGACTCAGATTTTCCTACAATTGTCGGTGCCAGTGGTTGCAAAAGGTGCACAGATGTCTCATCCTAGAGACTGGCCATGGACTTAAAGGATTTAAGCATTTTGTATCCTATGTGCAGTGAACTTTGCTAAATACTGCTACAATGTGATAATCCACTGCTACAATGTGATAATCCACTGCTACAATGTGATTATCAAGTGCACAAGTCGTCTGGCCCGAAAGTCTCTGtgcaacagtacatgtaacaataaccTATCCCTAGATATGTTGGACTGGGTAAGTCTTTAAATATGCTGTTACGTTGTGTTATTGAATAGTGCTGTTATCAGTGTAGTAAagctattttattatttatacatcagtgaaatcccagtatttcctttgctgataaaaatgatatcttcaccagttagatatcactttttctattacattttgctattacactgctgaaGACCTTGATACCATCACAAGGCCGTGCACTTCTGCGCAATATAtagtttgccaaaaaaaaaaaagaggtagaaattcttcatgtgcttaatttacgtaaataattatattgcattagcattaagcacctttgtagaatgtgAAATTACTTACAGACtgcgtttaaaactgtaaaaag belongs to Liolophura sinensis isolate JHLJ2023 chromosome 9, CUHK_Ljap_v2, whole genome shotgun sequence and includes:
- the LOC135474982 gene encoding RNA polymerase II subunit A C-terminal domain phosphatase SSU72-like, which codes for MQNDLRLAVVCSSNQNRSMEAHSCLSKKGFKVRSFGTGSQVKLPGPSPDKPNVYDFNTTYDEMYKDLLRRDRELYTQNGILHMLDRNRRIKQRPERYQNNRDRFDVIFTCEERVFDQVVEDMEKRLKEENQSVHIINIEIQDNHEDATLGAFIILDICSLLAACDDIDNDIDDILQEFEGRSHRPILHTVVFY